The following proteins come from a genomic window of Montipora capricornis isolate CH-2021 chromosome 9, ASM3666992v2, whole genome shotgun sequence:
- the LOC138016762 gene encoding uncharacterized protein — protein sequence MKLQRIDEDDEDTSDVIASKLNTEKGAIPRPENIQNWSYDFSKIPPFTFADLYTYLIDSGEYTPENLKSFKSLLGYKLFSDGHVQDCMMHCVHDMSYTLFKFKVLPTERSKTYDNKQTYNGFIIMEDSGVVKDGFCPCKGGLYGTCRRIAAVLFDLEHTARINDVKSCTSGQCQWVRRAKPNTPTLVHCMT from the exons ATGAAATTACAACGGATCGATGAAGACGACGAAGACACCTCAGACGTGATAGCTAGTAAACTGAACACTGAAAAGGGCGCAATACCTCGCCCGGAAAATATCCAGAACTGGAGCTACGATTTTTCTAAGATACCTCCATTTACTTTCGCTGATTTGTATACGTACTTGATTGACTCTGGGGAGTACACCCCTGAGAATCTCAAGTCCTTTAAGAGTCTTCTTGGATACAAGCTATTTTCAGATGGTCATGTTCAAGATTGCATGATGCATTGTGTTCACGACATGAGCTACACTTTATTCAAGTTCAAGGTGTTACCAACGGAGAGGTCCAAAACTTACGATAATAAACAAACCTACAATGGCTTCATAATCATGGAAGACTCTGGTGTAGTTAAAGATGGATTTTGCCCTTGTAAAGGAGG ATTATATGGAACATGTCGTCGCATTGCAGCTGTGTTGTTTGACCTAGAACATACTGCACGTATCAATGATGTAAAATCCTGCACATCAGGTCAGTGCCAGTGGGTAAGACGAGCAAAGCCTAACACACCAACTCTTGTTCATTGCATGACCTAA
- the LOC138017552 gene encoding THAP domain-containing protein 1 A-like, translating into MVKYCAVAVCKNGSHNRPDLLYFRFPSDQKLRKKWETFCRRADEKFMTLADPRICSQHFSREDLKRTLSGKIEVISCGVPTIFGPKQPAAKSDPRQERKNKRDRRAQHLADNSTALPVKRQRVDAQEGKIGTVHSSAGHIGVIGDHDYTDRIENVDERQRNVLCQTELTMEDLAKMERGINQSSTSIPTSRQEVKVGANAQKRSEQLVHDVLKSDESVKFYTGIPSVSCFMLLVNTLLPYAGKMKYWDKNKRQKSYYQNDPEKEKPGRKRDVGLKEEFILVLLRLKLGLMERHLADMFAVSVSTVSRIYMTW; encoded by the coding sequence ATGGTTAAATACTGTGCAGTTGCAGTGTGTAAAAATGGAAGCCATAACAGGCCAGATCTCTTGTACTTTCGCTTTCCTTCCGATCAGAAACTACGCAAAAAGTGGGAAACATTTTGTAGAAGGGCGGACGAAAAGTTTATGACGCTTGCTGATCCTCGGATATGTTCGCAACATTTCAGTAGAGAAGACCTTAAAAGGACGCTTTCCGGAAAGATTGAAGTCATTTCTTGTGGTGTACCGACAATATTTGGTCCGAAACAGCCCGCAGCAAAGAGTGATCCTCGTCAAGAGAGGAAAAACAAGCGGGATCGTCGAGCacaacacttggcagataatTCAACAGCGCTACCAGTGAAAAGGCAAAGGGTAGACGCGCAGGAAGGTAAAATTGGTACAGTGCATTCATCAGCAGGGCACATCGGTGTGATCGGTGACCACGATTACACGGACCGAATCGAAAACGTGGACGAGCGACAGAGAAACGTGCTATGCCAGACTGAACTTACAATGGAAGACCTCGCCAAAATGGAAAGGGGAATAAATCAGTCTTCGACTTCAATCCCAACCTCCCGCCAAGAAGTTAAAGTTGGCGCTAATGCTCAAAAAAGAAGTGAGCAATTGGTTCATGACGTGTTGAAAAGCGATGAATCTGTAAAATTTTATACAGGCATTCCCTCAGTATCGTGTTTCATGCTTCTCGTCAATACCCTCCTTCCCTATGCAGGAAAAATGAAGTATTGGGACAAGAACAAGCGTCAGAAATCCTACTACCAGAATGATCCTGAGAAGGAAAAACCAGGGCGAAAACGCGATGTTGGATTGAAAGAGGAGTTTATTCTTGTTCTGTTGCGGCTGAAACTAGGTCTAATGGAAAGGCACCTTGCCGACATGTTCGCAGTTTCTGTCAGTACAGTTAGTCGGATCTATATGACATGGtaa